A window from Vigna angularis cultivar LongXiaoDou No.4 chromosome 7, ASM1680809v1, whole genome shotgun sequence encodes these proteins:
- the LOC108319303 gene encoding serine/threonine protein phosphatase 2A 57 kDa regulatory subunit B' kappa isoform, whose amino-acid sequence MLKQILSKLPRKSLKPDSDESSWGDSGLSADSPRVAGKSQRPHGGSSTAAKRASSSAVFPASMVSGFEPLVPFKDVANAEKMNLFVSKLSLCCVTFDFSDPSKSVADKDVKRKTLVELVDFVACGTMKFSEPAILALCRMCAFNLFRVFPPNYRTCGGENDDDEPMFDPAWPHLQLVYELLLKFISSSCLDAKVAKKYIDHSFIARLLELFDSEDPRERDCLKAILHRIYGKFMVHRPYIRKSINNIFYRFVFETEKHSGIGELLEIFGSVITGFALPLKEEHKIFLWRVLVPLHKPKSIAVYFQQLSYCVMQFIEKEPKLASIVIRGLLKYWPATNSQKEVIFLGELEEILEVINMVEFQRIMVPLFWRIGCCINSLHFQVAERALFLWNNDHIVNLIAHNRQVILPIVFPALDRNVQGHWNPAVVNLTHNIRKMFLEMDEKLFIYCHNHFKEEETILTSAAEKRKEAWKQLEHAASLRPVTGNTAVLVS is encoded by the exons ATGCTCAAGCAAATCCTCAGCAAGCTTCCTCGGAAGTCGTTGAAACCCGACTCGGACGAGTCGTCTTGGGGTGACTCCGGGCTTTCAGCCGATTCGCCACGCGTTGCCGGTAAAAGCCAAAGACCACATGGCGGCAGTTCCACCGCTGCGAAGCGAGCTTCGTCATCGGCGGTGTTTCCGGCGAGCATGGTGTCCGGATTTGAACCTTTGGTGCCGTTTAAGGATGTTGCTAATGCTGAGAAGATGAACCTGTTCGTGAGCAAGTTGAGCCTTTGTTGTGTAACGTTTGATTTCAGTGACCCTAGTAAGAGCGTTGCAGATAAAGATGTGAAAAGAAAGACtttggttgagcttgttgatTTTGTGGCTTGTGGGACAATGAAGTTTAGTGAACCTGCTATTCTTGCTTTGTGTAGAATGTGCGCTTTCAATTTGTTTAGAGTTTTCCCTCCTAATTATAGGACATGTGGTggtgaaaatgatgatgatgaaccTATGTTTGATCCTGCATGGCCACATTTGCAACTTGTGTATGAATTGCTGCTCAAGTTTATCTCTTCTTCGTGCCTCGATGCGAAGGTGGCGAAAAAGTATATTGATCATTCGTTTATTGCCAGATTGCTTGAGTTGTTTGATTCGGAGGATCCTAGGGAAAGGGATTGCTTGAAGGCAATTCTGCATAGGATTTATGGGAAGTTCATGGTGCATAGACCCTATATTCGGAAATCTattaacaacatattttatCGGTTTGTGTTTGAGACTGAGAAGCACAGTGGGATTGGTGAGTTGTTGGAAATTTTTGGGAGTGTGATTACTGGGTTTGCTTTACCCTTGAAAGAGGAACATAAAATCTTCTTGTGGAGAGTTTTGGTCCCCTTGCACAAGCCGAAATCAATTGCGGTCTACTTTCAGCAATTGTCCTACTGTGTTATGCAGTTTATAGAAAAGGAGCCCAAGTTAGCGAGCATTGTCATAAGGGGCTTGTTGAAATATTGGCCAGCAACAAATAGTCAGAAAGAGGTGATCTTTCTGGGTGAACTGGAAGAAATTTTGGAAGTAATTAACATGGTAGAGTTCCAGAGGATCATGGTTCCTTTGTTTTGGCGGATTGGATGCTGCATAAACAGCTTACACTTTCAG GTAGCTGAAAGGGCCCTTTTCTTATGGAACAATGATCACATTGTCAACTTGATTGCACATAACCGGCAAGTGATCCTGCCCATCGTCTTTCCAGCTTTAGATAGGAATGTTCAAGGCCATTGGAACCCGGCAGTTGTCAACCTAACTCACAATATTAGAAAGATGTTCTTGGAGATGGATGAAAAGCTCTTCATTTATTGTCATAATCACTTTAAGGAGGAAGAAACAATCTTGACCTCTGCAGCAGAGAAGCGGAAGGAGGCATGGAAACAACTAGAGCATGCCGCCAGTCTCAGGCCTGTTACTGGAAATACTGCAGTGTTAGTGTCCTGA